A window of the Linepithema humile isolate Giens D197 chromosome 4, Lhum_UNIL_v1.0, whole genome shotgun sequence genome harbors these coding sequences:
- the LOC105677629 gene encoding odorant receptor Or2-like isoform X1, which yields MNKVDHFIQNSQYNVIRILLSIAGLWPYHSAVRRYVTYVVTALILGSGFTFQIMGVIKVWENTLEVVDSLPLLLFAVANIFKLIALVIKLPKIKLLLIKIQEYCVSSKSDGEYKIQQSHATYGRNFGIVYISIILFHDILLVITTGMGGFTRARYANRTSNSGVFPGLPYRVDYMVDIDTNYMPIFIHTHTCHIGYMALIIICDTFYLTLVEYCCGLFDALRFRLEHVYDLKDKYNGLSMSSAKNKCYSNVAYSIRRHAEAIEFVAILESAYSVPLFIHVGCSVLIMSCIGYQILTYSGNLSHLLHHISYLNGLIINVFFENWQGQKIIDSSEKVFDSPYNAEWYSMPIETRKLLVIIIMKSEKPLTLSAANKLIVMSYVTFNAMMRMSMSYFTLLRSMQ from the exons ATGAATAAAGTTGATCATTTTATTCAGAATTCGCAATATAATGTCATTCGAATACTATTAAGTATCGCCGGTCTCTGGCCCTATCATTCAGCAGTCAGACGTTATGTGACATATGTTGTAACGGCATTGATACTCGGATCCGGATTTACATTTCAg ATAATGGGTGTTATAAAAGTTTGGGAAAATACTTTGGAAGTAGTTGACTCTCTGCCGTTGTTACTTTTTGCTGTAGCgaacatatttaaattgatcGCTCTGGTGATTAAATTACCCAAG ataaaattacttttaataaaaatacaagagTACTGTGTTTCGTCAAAGTCGGATggagaatataaaatacaacagTCACATGCAACGTATGGACGAAACTTTGGCATTGTTTATATAA GTATCATACTTTTTCATGACATCTTGCTCGTAATTACAACAGGAATGGGTGGATTTACTCGTGCAAGATACGCAAACAGAACGTCAAATAGTGGCGTTTTTCCCGGACTACCTTACCGCGTTGATTACATGGTTGACATAGACACGAATTATATgccaatttttatacacacgCATACGTGTCATATCGGTTATATGgcgctaataataatatgcgatacattttatttaacattggTGGAATACTGTTGCGGTTTATTCGATGCATTAAG ATTTCGACTGGAGCACGTATACGACTTGAAAGACAAATACAATGGTTTGTCAATGTCatcagcaaaaaataaatgttattcaaaCGTGGCGTACAGCATTCGGAGACATGCAGAAGCAATAGA GTTTGTCGCTATTTTGGAATCGGCATATAGTGTACCTCTCTTTATACATGTAGGATGTTCCGTATTAATAATGAGTTGTATAGGATATCAG attttaacatattcGGGAAATCTTAGTCACCTTTTGCACCACATTAGCTATTTGAACGGGCTTATaatcaatgtattttttgagaaTTGGCAAGGTCAGAAAATTATAGATTCTAGCGAGAAGGTGTTTGACTCCCC atATAATGCAGAATGGTACAGTATGCCAATAGAGACAAGAAAACTtcttgtgataataattatgaaaagtgAAAAACCACTGACACTAAGTGCAGCTAATAAACTCATCGTGATGTCATACGTGACTTTCAATGCA ATGATGCGGATGTCGATGTCAT
- the LOC136999283 gene encoding uncharacterized protein has product MSFYDNRYYQLNKRLLSVIGQWPFQPRREANVMFAITAFFIFSLTVLEFWGLISGITDLSIIMENVSPLLVNSLVIIKLVNCLFNKYKMKNLLEDVEETWKIIQVGPENKILRNYAEQCRTNTIEYAIGLYITSFSYSTMPIVVSGVYYFLPTNETYTARFLYRLEHVVDVNKYFNLLMLHAIVSIFYIISVPIAIDTLYVLCTQHVCALFENIRYNMERIQDLHFDMLEPDIADDKAYHIIIDCIKSYNRAIKFTDLLSATYATSFFFQLGNVIISLSFSAAELIMVDNQLDEIIRIVCANVAQLIHIFYLCLTSQRLIDYSSGLQRVIYSSNWYMISLRSRQLLKFMLLRTTKPCQIKAGKMYVMSLENFSSILQVSTHFSSRKPGKMNTEYYKINQLFMSWIGQWPEQSSINRFFLSFNLIFAICSQLCLQVCGLIAVWQDWDRVIECSTPIMIHMLCFVKFLNYFVNTQKFKKLFMQLKNTWKLVSFDAQIQILKTYTNEGRKMTKIYAIIMYSSTFMYMILPVIPSIMTFLTNANQTKVHGLLYHVETVVDTEKYYYFILLHSYYSTFFVMTIPVATDPMLIVCVQHACGLFAAIGYQLENMNRNDNIDVNVYPLIEDDEHYRIICDSIAKHREILQFTKSLASSYSTTFLVLTILNVAIVTFSGVQTVTNLDRPTEAFRFAVTGVCLMMHFLFLSLPGQKLIDHSSSMHQAIYAANWYTISLKARKLLNFMLMRCEIPCQITVGKMSVMSLRSFSRVRRYRDNVSFAISTILSLTEFFINLKTGRRHRQCNSRNQIVKMNSLPNDIFQSRQYKFNRVLLSLLGQWPFQKDRDRRIAFIIVSFIGITQAITKVLAIMTLRGDLNAILECVAPLLIDGVCIVKLTNLMLNTKKIKILLLHMQRDWKSWTIESELEILYKFAESGRSITVGYAGGIYAFGSLFPFLAIIPKIIGKNIESNYSTRPVGFPYHVEYYIDLEKYYYPVLIHNYLATAVRLTIIVASDACVAILVQHCCALFSMARYRLEHIKKSIEQDKELALLEEDDKIYKNFVYCIRKHEDALQFAKCLETIYKKALFMEVGMIILIMSLSALQATTDTFTPQLALRHGGYIAAQLLHLFIACWLGQQIVDHSDGVYTSIYAGEWYESPSKSKKLLNMIMLRSTIPCTLTVGKIMVLSLPSFSAVIFLLYILHKIYMFIVHLLS; this is encoded by the exons ATGTCTTTCTACGACAATCGTTATTATCAACTGAACAAAAGGCTTCTATCCGTCATCGGCCAATGGCCATTTCAACCGCGACGAGAGGCTAACGTGATGTTCGCCATCACggcgtttttcatttttagtttgACAGTCTTAGAG TTTTGGGGTTTGATAAGCGGAATAACGGATCTGAGTATCATTATGGAAAATGTTTCACCGTTACTGGTGAACAGTCTTGTAATCATAAAACTCGTCAATTGTCTGTTTAATAAGTATAAA ATGAAAAACCTACTGGAGGATGTCGAAGAAACTTGGAAGATAATACAAGTGGGTccagagaataaaatattacgaaattatGCGGAACAATGCAGAACCAATACGATAGAATATGCAA TTGGTTTGTATATAACATCATTTTCTTACTCTACAATGCCGATCGTCGTCAGTGGAGTATACTACTTTTTACCAACCAACGAAACATACACGGCCAGGTTTTTATATCGTTTAGAACACGTTGTCGATgtgaacaaatattttaatctgttGATGCTCCACGCGATAGTCAgcatattctatataatttcgGTGCCCATAGCAATCGACACTTTATACGTATTATGCACTCAGCACGTTTGTGCATTGTTCGAAAATATACG ATATAATATGGAACGTATCCAAGATTTGCACTTTGATATGCTCGAGCCGGATATAGCAGACGATAAAGCTTATCATATTATCATTGACTGCATTAAATCCTACAATCGTGCCATAAA GTTTACCGATTTGCTCTCAGCCACGTACGCGACATCCTTCTTCTTTCAACTAGGAAACGTGATTATATCCTTAAGTTTCAGCGCGGCtgaa TTGATAATGGTGGACAATCAGTTGGACGAAATTATCAGAATCGTCTGCGCTAATGTAGCGCAACTGatacacatattttatctgtGTTTAACGTCTCAACGATTAATTGATTACAGCAGCGGACTGCAAAGAGTAAT TTACAGCAGCAATTGGTACATGATTTCGCTGAGGTCCAGACAACTATTAAAATTCATGTTACTGCGTACGACTAAACCGTGCCAAATAAAAGCTGGCAAAATGTATGTTATGTCATTAGAGAACTTTAGCTCG atcttACAAGTCTCC ACGCACTTTAGTTCTCGGAAGCCAGGTAAAATGAATACAgagtattataaaatcaatcaacTCTTTATGTCATGGATCGGTCAGTGGCCGGAACAGTCTAGCATCAACAGATTTTTCCTATCTTTTAATCTCATATTCGCTATTTGCAGTCAGCTTTGTTTGCAA GTGTGCGGTTTAATCGCGGTATGGCAAGATTGGGACCGCGTCATCGAATGTTCAACTCCAATCATGATCCACATGCTGTGCTTTGTAaagtttcttaattatttcgtTAACACTCAAAAG tttaaaaagctttttatgcaattaaaaaatacttggaAGCTAGTGTCATTTGATGCTCAgatacaaattttgaaaacgtATACTAACGAAGGCAGGAAGATGACTAAGATTTATGCAA ttataatgTACAGTTCTACGTTTATGTACATGATTTTGCCCGTTATACCGTCTATTATGACGTTTCTCACAAATGCGAACCAAACGAAAGTCCATGGCTTGCTGTATCACGTAGAGACTGTCGTCGACACGGAGAAGTATTATTACTTCATTTTACTACATTCCTATTATAgcactttttttgtaatgaccATTCCGGTAGCAACGGATCCTATGCTGATAGTCTGCGTACAACATGCTTGCGGTCTTTTCGCAGCCATAGG ATATCAATTGGAAAATATGAACCGGAATGACAATATCGATGTTAACGTTTACCCGCTAATCGAAGACGATGAACATTACCGTATAATTTGTGACAGCATCGCGAAACACAGAGAAATTTTACA GTTTACTAAATCATTGGCATCTTCATACAGCACGACTTTCCTCGTTTTGACAATATTAAACGTGGCAATTGTAACATTCAGCGGAGTACAG ACAGTGACCAATCTAGATCGGCCGACGGAGGCATTCAGATTTGCAGTGACGGGTGTCTGTCTAATGAtgcattttctctttctcagtCTACCGGGCCAGAAATTGATAGATCACAGTTCCAGCATGCATCAAGCCAT ctaCGCTGCGAATTGGTATACTATTTCTCTAAAAGCAAGAAAGttactaaattttatgttGATGCGTTGCGAAATACCGTGTCAGATAACAGTTGGAAAAATGAGTGTCATGTCTTTACGAAGTTTTAGCAGGGTAAGAAGATA TCGCGACAATGTTTCATTTGCTATATCTACCATTCTCTCTCtaacagaattttttattaatctgaaaACCGGGAGACGGCATCGTCAGTGCAACAGTCGCAATCAAATAGTGAAAATGAATAGCTTACCGAATGACATTTTTCAATCTCGACAGTATAAATTCAATCGTGTACTTCTTTCGTTGCTCGGACAATGGCCCTTTCAAAAGGACCGAGACAGGCGAATTGCCTTTATTATAGTGTCGTTTATTGGTATAACGCAAGCTATCACAAAg GTACTCGCTATAATGACGTTACGCGGCGATTTGAATGCAATACTCGAATGTGTAGCACCGCTTTTAATCGATGGCGTTTGCATCGTTAAGCTAACAAATTTAATGTTGAATACGAAAAAG ATCAAAATACTTCTTTTGCACATGCAAAGAGATTGGAAATCGTGGACCATCGAAAGCGAATTagaaattctatataaattcgCTGAAAGCGGAAGAAGTATTACAGTTGGTTATGCTG GTGGCATATACGCATTTGGCAGTCTCTTTCCGTTCCTGGCGATAATTCCGAAGATAATcggcaaaaatattgaatccAATTATTCGACGCGACCAGTAGGATTTCCATATCACgttgaatattatatagatcttgaaaaatattattatcccGTGTTGATTCATAATTATCTAGCTACTGCTGTTCGTCTTACTATTATAGTCGCATCCGACGCATGCGTGGCTATTTTAGTGCAACATTGTTGTGCATTATTTTCAATGGCCAG ATATCGATTGGAGCATATAAAAAAGTCGATCGAACAAGACAAAGAGCTCGCTTTACTGGAGGaggatgataaaatttacaagaaCTTTGTTTATTGTATTCGAAAACATGAAGATGCCTTACA ATTCGCGAAATGCCTGgagacaatttataaaaaggcGCTCTTCATGGAAGTCGGTatgattatattgattatgaGTTTGTCGGCTCTGCAG gcGACCACTGATACTTTCACACCGCAACTTGCGCTTCGACATGGTGGCTACATAGCCGCTCAATTactacatttatttattgcttgtTGGTTAGGGCAACAAATAGTCGATCATAGCGACGGTGTATACACATCAAT TTATGCAGGAGAATGGTATGAATCACCATCGAAATCGAAAAAACtcttaaatatgataatgttgAGGAGTACTATACCTTGTACGTTGACTGTAGGAAAAATCATGGTCCTTTCTCTTCCGAGTTTTAGCGcggtaatttttcttttatatatcttacataaaatatatatgtttattgtACATTTGCTTTCATAG
- the LOC105677627 gene encoding odorant receptor 49b-like, protein MDFFDTRYFRINKLFLSFVGLWPYQTSFMKILTLSFAIYGVTITCLPQIVYLFKHTDDLDNLVELMPTLTGGIICVMKVISLIYNSEKFKMLLQHIREDWNNLLTKQEIQILTHYADNSRKFTLAYSISIFGFVWSYSLIPLIAPILDVISPLNETRPKKFPQLGEYFLNQEKYYYPLMLNICVGYVACVSIAVATETMYVLLVEHICGMYDILCYRLENLTAFNTLQWIDDDYICNHDKINQRMRHCIQLHEKIRLLLEIMELTFTLFLLFDVGFGFLLHTSCCVMIVVRMGRSSEIIRYIALISLQSCRLFFNSWAGQEVIDHSTKISIAAYNGMWYDAPIKVQKMLMFLIARSQKVCRITLGKLYVISFQGFSMVMRTSLSYCTVMISLRETS, encoded by the exons ATGGATTTCTTTGATACGcgatattttagaattaacaAGCTCTTCCTGTCTTTCGTAGGCCTGTGGCCGTATCAAACGTCCTTTATGAAAATTCTAACTCTATCGTTCGCCATATACGGTGTTACGATAACGTGTCTGCCGCAG attgtATATTTGTTCAAACATACGGATGATTTGGATAACCTGGTCGAACTCATGCCAACTCTGACGGGTGGCATCATATGTGTTATGAAAGTCAtcagtttaatttataattccgaGAAG TTTAAGATGCTTCTACAACACATACGCGAGGATTGgaacaatttattaacgaAACAAGAAATACAGATTTTAACGCATTACGCCGACAACAGTCGAAAATTCACATTAGCGTATTCAA TTTCTATATTCGGATTTGTATGGAGCTACAGTTTGATACCTCTTATCGCACCTATACTCGACGTTATATCGCCCCTAAACGAAACGAGACCGAAAAAATTCCCACAACTGGGAGAGTATTTCCTGAATcaagagaaatattattatccaCTTATGTTAAACATTTGTGTCGGGTATGTTGCATGCGTATCAATTGCTGTAGCCACCGAAACTATGTACGTTTTACTTGTGGAACATATTTGCGGAATGTATGACATATTGTg ttatCGTTTGGAAAATTTAACAGCATTTAACACATTACAATGGATCGACGATGATTACATATGTAACCACGATAAAATCAATCAACGTATGCGGCATTGTATTCAACTACATGAAAAAATAAGGCT atTACTAGAGATAATGGAGTTAACATTCAcgttatttctcttatttgaCGTTGGATTTGGATTTCTATTACATACTTCTTGTTGTGTGATg ATCGTAGTTCGAATGGGACGATCATCTGAAATTATACGATACATAGCTCTCATATCACTACAAAGTTGCCGATTGTTTTTCAACAGTTGGGCCGGACAAGAAGTGATTGATCATAGCACCAAAATTTCGATAGCAGc ctATAATGGAATGTGGTATGACGCACCTATCAAGGTGCAAAAGATGTTAATGTTCTTAATCGCGAGGAGTCAAAAAGTTTGTCGAATAACGCTCGGAAAGTTATACGTTATCAGCTTCCAAGGTTTCAGTATg gTAATGAGAACATCGCTCTCTTATTGCACGGTAATGATCTCACTGCGCGAAACATCATAG
- the LOC105677628 gene encoding odorant receptor 10-like produces MDIFSTRYLRVNKLLLSFIGLWPEQSSSNKDTIFCCTILGILIVCLPQITYLFKHGKTLDDFYNILPTLTGAFLCLMKSVGLRCMIKKLTMLVQHMNYDWCLLANHKDVRILIEYIERSRMFTLAYLIFIIVGATSYVTAPLTVPILDFILASNVTRPKRLPHPSEFFIDLEKYYYILFAISSVGYIMCIMTVSAIDTMYFALLQYTCGMLTILSHRLENLSLSNDKSNRVSKGDKHVSNTIQCVQLHVRIERLIQLINSTFAISLMTDVGLGVLFQCSSCVMIVTRKDTAEIMKNGPLLLLQTSRIFFYSWIAQSIIDHSSELSTAAYNGMWYQSSLKAKKMLLFLIAKCRKPYRITLAKLYVISLEGYSMLMRTSVSYVMLMISLSPNDT; encoded by the exons ATGGATATCTTTAGCACCCGGTATTTACGGGTTAACAAACTGCTGCTGTCGTTTATTGGCTTGTGGCCGGAACAATCATCGTCTAATaaagatacaattttttgttgtacaATACTCGGTATATTGATTGTATGCCTGCCGCAG ATCACGTATTTGTTCAAACATGGGAAAACTTTAGACGACTTTTACAATATTCTACCAACCTTAACCGGTGCATTCCTATGTCTAATGAAATCAGTTGGTCTTCGTTGTATGATTAAAAAG TTAACGATGCTCGTTCAGCACATGAATTACGACTGGTGTCTATTAGCGAATCACAAAGACGTGcgaattttaatagaatatatcGAAAGAAGTCGGATGTTCACATTAGCCTATTTAA TTTTTATCATCGTGGGCGCAACCAGCTACGTCACAGCGCCGCTCACTGTGCCGATACTCGATTTCATTCTAGCATCGAATGTAACGAGACCAAAGAGGCTGCCACATCCCAGTGAATTCTTTATAgatctagaaaaatattattacattctcTTTGCGATCTCGTCTGTAGGATACATAATGTGCATCATGACAGTGTCCGCAATCGACACCATGTACTTTGCGCTGCTGCAATATACCTGCGGTATGCTTACTATATTAAG TCATCGTTTGGAGAATTTGTCTCTGTCAAATGATAAATCGAATCGTGTATCTAAAGGCGATAAACATGTTTCAAATACGATACAATGCGTGCAGCTACATGTCAGAATAGAAAg GTTAATTCAGTTAATTAACTCAACGTTTGCAATAAGCCTTATGACCGATGTTGGTTTAGGAGTTCTATTTCAATGTTCCTCATGCGTTATG ATCGTAACTCGTAAGGATACTGcggaaataatgaaaaacgGCCCACTTCTGCTTCTTCAAACTTCtcgaattttcttttacagttGGATAGCACAGAGCATAATAGATCACAGTTCTGAGCTTTCTACCGCTGC GTATAACGGAATGTGGTATCAATCATCATTGAAGGCAAAAAAGATGTTGTTGTTTCTAATAGCGAAATGCCGAAAGCCATATCGCATAACCTTGGCcaaattatatgtaatcaGTTTAGAAGGCTACAGTATG ctCATGAGGACATCTGTCTCCTACGTCATGTTAATGATATCGCTAAGCCCGAATGACACGTAA